Proteins from one Ornithobacterium rhinotracheale genomic window:
- a CDS encoding zinc metallopeptidase yields MGYYLIIGIFTLASMYVSHKLKSKFQLYSKMRLSNGMSGKEIAEQMLADNGINDVRVVSVPGQLTDHYDPRSKTVNLSEGVYLERNAAAAAVAAHECGHAVQHKVGYRWLNFRSKMVPAVNISSNLSMFLIMGGIALYATMNIPYVLMLGVAFFGVTTLFTFVTLPVEYDASNRALAWMQQKNVVQPREYAAAKDALKWAARTYLVAALGSLAQLLYFLSMLNRRN; encoded by the coding sequence ATGGGATATTATTTAATAATTGGTATTTTCACTCTCGCAAGCATGTATGTGAGCCATAAACTGAAATCCAAATTTCAGCTATACTCAAAAATGCGACTTTCCAATGGCATGAGCGGAAAGGAAATCGCAGAGCAAATGCTTGCCGACAATGGAATCAACGATGTACGAGTAGTTTCAGTACCTGGACAACTTACCGACCACTACGACCCGAGAAGCAAAACCGTAAACTTATCTGAAGGCGTATATTTAGAAAGAAATGCAGCTGCGGCTGCTGTTGCCGCACACGAATGCGGACACGCTGTGCAACACAAAGTGGGCTACAGATGGCTTAACTTTAGATCTAAGATGGTGCCTGCGGTAAACATAAGTTCCAATTTATCCATGTTTTTAATCATGGGAGGAATTGCCCTTTACGCCACCATGAACATTCCTTATGTTTTGATGCTTGGAGTAGCCTTTTTTGGGGTGACCACGCTTTTCACTTTTGTGACTTTGCCTGTAGAATACGATGCCAGCAACCGAGCACTCGCATGGATGCAACAAAAAAATGTAGTGCAACCACGCGAATACGCCGCTGCCAAAGACGCCTTGAAATGGGCGGCAAGAACATACTTAGTTGCAGCTTTAGGTTCGTTGGCTCAGTTGCTTTACTTTTTAAGCATGCTCAACCGAAGAAATTAA